A single region of the Prochlorococcus marinus str. MIT 0917 genome encodes:
- the cysK gene encoding cysteine synthase A: protein MPIANDITSLVGQTPMVKLNRLPNEFNCKAEVIAKLESFNPTASVKDRIAGAMVKSAEKEGTIKPGQTVLIEPTSGNTGIALAMVAAAKGYRLILTMPDTMSTERRSMLRAFGAELQLTPGKEGIQGAIELAKELVASIPNSYLLQQFDNSSNPEIHEKTTAEEIWEDCEGKLDALIAGVGTGGTITGCARFLKQKNPKIKVFAVEPSSSPVLSGGNPGSHAIQGIGAGFIPNVLDMNQIDEVIRIKDNEAMDIGRRLAKEEGLLSGVSSGAAVAAALKVGNQPEFANKRLVVILPSFGERYLSTTMFTSIPANPVKGNEYL from the coding sequence ATGCCAATTGCTAATGACATAACTTCTTTAGTTGGCCAAACACCTATGGTCAAACTGAATAGATTACCTAATGAATTTAATTGCAAAGCAGAAGTTATAGCCAAATTAGAAAGTTTCAACCCCACAGCATCCGTAAAAGACCGTATAGCTGGCGCAATGGTGAAGTCAGCGGAAAAAGAGGGCACCATAAAACCTGGACAGACTGTTCTTATTGAACCAACTAGCGGAAATACTGGAATTGCATTGGCCATGGTTGCAGCAGCAAAAGGGTATAGGCTCATACTTACAATGCCTGACACGATGAGTACTGAGCGTCGCTCAATGTTAAGAGCATTTGGAGCAGAGCTTCAACTAACTCCAGGCAAAGAGGGAATCCAAGGAGCTATTGAGCTAGCAAAAGAATTGGTAGCATCTATACCTAATTCATATTTGCTTCAGCAATTCGATAATTCATCCAATCCAGAAATTCATGAAAAAACAACCGCTGAAGAAATTTGGGAAGATTGCGAAGGCAAACTTGATGCATTAATTGCTGGAGTAGGAACAGGAGGAACAATCACAGGTTGTGCCAGATTTTTAAAACAAAAAAATCCAAAGATCAAGGTTTTTGCGGTAGAGCCTTCATCAAGTCCTGTTTTGTCAGGAGGGAATCCTGGATCTCATGCGATTCAAGGCATTGGTGCTGGTTTCATTCCTAATGTATTAGATATGAATCAAATTGATGAGGTCATAAGAATCAAAGATAATGAAGCAATGGATATCGGCAGAAGACTTGCCAAAGAAGAGGGATTGCTCAGTGGTGTCAGCAGCGGCGCTGCAGTAGCCGCTGCTTTAAAAGTAGGAAATCAGCCTGAGTTTGCAAATAAGCGATTGGTTGTTATTTTGCCTAGTTTTGGTGAAAGATATCTCTCAACAACCATGTTTACTTCAATCCCTGCGAACCCAGTCAAAGGTAATGAGTACCTCTAA
- a CDS encoding J domain-containing protein: MSTSNQEINNSTMRKDPYQILKVHPSAKLEEIKKAYRKLVKIHHPDKGGDSAIMLEVNSAWETLKKTHKDLHLNKVNDSKVYKQNEYKRETNNYSKPEDIKKWFQSIYLPIDKLLGQIINPLGSKIRELSADPYDQLLMDSFCLYLEESKNKITKIKKIYTSLVSPSIIRDFSLDLYHCLSHVEDALNELELYTMGYVDNYLHDGKAMIAIAKKKRKFLQSNKKEWLIL, from the coding sequence ATGAGTACCTCTAACCAAGAAATAAATAATTCAACAATGCGAAAAGACCCATATCAAATATTGAAAGTTCATCCCAGCGCAAAACTAGAAGAGATTAAAAAAGCATATAGAAAACTTGTAAAAATACATCATCCCGATAAAGGAGGAGATTCAGCAATAATGCTCGAAGTAAACTCAGCATGGGAAACATTAAAGAAAACACATAAAGATCTTCACTTAAATAAAGTTAATGATTCAAAAGTTTATAAACAGAATGAATACAAAAGAGAAACTAATAATTACTCTAAGCCTGAAGACATCAAGAAATGGTTTCAAAGTATATACCTACCTATTGACAAGTTATTAGGACAAATAATTAATCCTTTAGGTTCAAAAATAAGAGAATTATCAGCTGATCCTTACGATCAACTATTAATGGATTCTTTCTGCCTATATCTGGAGGAAAGTAAAAACAAAATAACTAAAATTAAAAAAATTTATACATCTTTGGTAAGTCCGTCAATTATAAGAGATTTCAGCTTGGATCTCTATCATTGCTTATCTCATGTTGAGGATGCTCTAAATGAATTAGAGCTCTATACAATGGGCTATGTGGACAATTACCTCCATGATGGGAAAGCAATGATTGCTATTGCTAAGAAAAAAAGGAAATTTTTACAAAGCAATAAAAAAGAATGGCTTATC
- a CDS encoding ABC transporter ATP-binding protein has translation MEFDKVSFSLPNGVKVFDQCSFSILKPGLWMLVGENGSGKSTLFRLISGVIRPDSGKIFCSLRPSMVYQNPEHQLLMPTCKSELMLSAPKTTRHCNLLDLIQSSLEKVELGEMLDRPIHTLSGGQKQRLALAGAIVSNSNLLLLDEPTALLDPQCQNSILKLIKKLTSSSADPITAIWVTHRLEELYFCDGAAIVKNGGVGNWNSGPKVFQELKSLALR, from the coding sequence TTGGAATTCGATAAAGTTTCTTTTTCTTTGCCCAATGGAGTCAAAGTTTTTGATCAATGCTCTTTTTCAATTTTAAAACCTGGTTTATGGATGCTGGTTGGTGAAAATGGAAGCGGTAAAAGCACCTTGTTTCGCTTGATCAGTGGAGTAATTCGTCCTGACAGCGGAAAAATTTTCTGTTCTCTTAGACCATCAATGGTTTATCAAAACCCAGAGCATCAATTGCTTATGCCAACTTGTAAAAGTGAGTTGATGCTTAGTGCTCCTAAAACTACTCGTCACTGCAATCTATTGGATTTGATTCAATCCTCTCTTGAGAAGGTTGAATTAGGGGAAATGTTGGACAGACCTATTCATACTTTAAGTGGTGGCCAAAAGCAGCGATTAGCTCTTGCTGGAGCAATTGTTAGCAATTCAAATTTACTTTTACTTGATGAACCTACAGCTCTATTGGATCCTCAATGCCAAAATTCAATTTTAAAACTGATAAAAAAATTGACTAGTTCCTCCGCTGATCCAATTACAGCAATATGGGTTACTCATCGTTTGGAAGAATTATATTTTTGTGATGGGGCGGCAATTGTTAAAAATGGAGGAGTTGGCAATTGGAATTCTGGCCCAAAAGTGTTCCAAGAATTAAAATCACTTGCCCTTAGGTAG
- a CDS encoding response regulator transcription factor yields MKPCILLIEDDQDMRDLVAGHLEHTGFDVQKAEDGIKGQALALQYAPDLILLDLMLPKVDGLTLCQRLRRDERTSGIPILMITALGGIKDKVTGFNSGADDYITKPFDLEELQVRIKALLRRTNRAPLGSNNQQEILNYGPLTLVPERFEAIWFESPVRLTHLEFELLHCLMQRHGQTVAPSLILKEVWGYEPDDDIETIRVHVRHLRTKLEPDPRKPRFIKTVYGAGYCLELPTGDKISEIQPLIIQAREINSLKNNTDERVIA; encoded by the coding sequence ATGAAGCCTTGCATTTTACTCATTGAAGACGACCAAGACATGAGAGATCTGGTTGCAGGGCATCTTGAACACACTGGTTTTGATGTTCAAAAAGCTGAGGATGGCATCAAAGGTCAAGCGCTAGCTCTTCAATACGCACCTGATCTAATTCTTCTGGATTTAATGCTTCCCAAGGTTGATGGTTTAACTCTTTGCCAACGTTTAAGAAGAGATGAGAGGACATCAGGTATACCTATTCTTATGATTACTGCTTTGGGTGGTATCAAGGACAAAGTAACTGGTTTTAATTCTGGTGCAGATGATTACATAACAAAACCATTTGACCTAGAGGAATTACAAGTCAGGATCAAGGCCTTGTTGAGAAGAACCAATCGTGCTCCGTTAGGAAGTAATAATCAGCAAGAAATACTTAATTATGGCCCTCTTACACTTGTTCCTGAAAGATTTGAAGCCATATGGTTCGAATCTCCTGTTCGTTTGACTCATTTAGAATTTGAATTGCTCCATTGTTTGATGCAAAGACATGGTCAGACAGTTGCACCCTCATTAATTCTCAAAGAAGTGTGGGGTTATGAACCTGATGATGATATTGAAACCATACGAGTGCATGTAAGACATTTAAGAACAAAGCTTGAACCTGATCCAAGAAAACCAAGATTCATTAAAACTGTATATGGTGCAGGATATTGCTTAGAATTACCAACAGGGGATAAAATTAGTGAAATTCAACCATTAATAATTCAAGCAAGAGAAATTAATTCTTTAAAAAATAATACCGATGAAAGGGTTATTGCTTAA
- a CDS encoding protein arginine N-methyltransferase gives MEELEKQVKENKVNEVKTFPVTFASGEIKENITITTNNPSKPSKEQIINQAYKFHSQGNILEATKYYEYFINKGFKDHVTFANYGLILKDLGKLKDAELLQRKAIEITPDFAEAHLNLGIIFRDLDQLQEAEDSTRKAIKLNPDLAEAHYNLGSILKDLDQSKEAELSYRKAIEINPNFADSHYNLGNILNSLGKLDEGEKSIVQCLKVNENHLQGSLTLSAMKLHQGDNSLLKHLIKSNQSNNPFLNSLKWVSGLPKLPEVFFDRYSFYDAIITQSIKNRPFYEFGVYKGSSFKYLMKTFKKGYGFDTFEGLPENWNHFKKGAFSTQGTIPEINGGTFIAGMFEETLPTFFSKPRPIASVINFDADLYSSTVCALNYSKPIIDKDTILIFDEFIVHENWEQDEYRAFNEFCLNNNFTYEVLAVSYSTCQTAVKIIGI, from the coding sequence ATGGAAGAACTTGAGAAACAAGTAAAGGAGAACAAAGTAAATGAAGTGAAAACATTCCCAGTTACATTCGCTTCGGGAGAAATCAAAGAAAACATCACTATTACTACTAACAATCCTTCTAAACCTTCTAAAGAACAAATAATCAATCAAGCATATAAGTTTCATTCACAAGGAAATATTTTAGAAGCAACAAAATATTATGAATACTTCATTAATAAAGGATTCAAAGATCATGTCACTTTTGCCAATTATGGACTCATATTAAAAGATCTTGGTAAGTTAAAAGATGCGGAATTATTACAACGTAAAGCAATTGAAATTACTCCTGATTTCGCAGAGGCGCATTTAAATCTGGGAATCATATTTAGAGATCTTGATCAATTACAAGAAGCAGAAGACTCCACTCGTAAAGCAATTAAACTTAATCCTGATTTAGCAGAGGCGCATTACAATCTGGGATCCATATTGAAAGATCTTGATCAATCAAAAGAAGCAGAATTATCATATCGCAAAGCAATTGAAATTAATCCTAACTTCGCAGATTCACATTATAATCTTGGGAATATTTTAAATAGTCTAGGTAAACTAGATGAAGGAGAGAAAAGTATAGTGCAATGCTTAAAAGTGAATGAAAATCATTTACAAGGGAGTCTCACACTTAGCGCTATGAAGCTGCACCAAGGTGATAATTCATTATTGAAGCACTTAATAAAATCAAATCAATCAAATAATCCTTTTTTAAATTCTTTAAAATGGGTATCAGGTTTACCCAAGCTACCAGAAGTTTTTTTTGATAGATATTCTTTTTATGACGCAATAATTACTCAAAGTATAAAAAATCGACCTTTTTATGAGTTTGGTGTCTATAAAGGTTCTTCATTTAAGTATTTAATGAAAACTTTTAAAAAAGGCTATGGATTTGATACATTTGAAGGCTTGCCTGAAAATTGGAATCATTTTAAAAAAGGAGCATTTTCAACACAAGGAACCATTCCAGAAATTAATGGAGGAACATTTATAGCAGGAATGTTCGAAGAAACATTACCTACGTTTTTTTCTAAACCAAGACCAATAGCATCAGTTATAAATTTTGACGCCGATCTATATTCTTCTACTGTCTGTGCGTTGAATTATTCAAAACCAATAATAGATAAAGATACGATTTTAATTTTTGATGAGTTTATTGTCCACGAAAATTGGGAGCAAGACGAATATAGAGCATTCAATGAATTTTGCTTAAACAACAATTTTACTTACGAGGTTTTGGCAGTTTCTTATTCTACTTGTCAAACAGCAGTGAAGATAATAGGTATTTAA
- a CDS encoding ArnT family glycosyltransferase encodes MTESISQNCRPPILWILLFWTVACLIAFVSLGNLPLRDFDEATVARVALELNQKSGLERLLPSIWDKPYLNKPPGLHWLISFAIGISRDFQNSFDLLPSEFCIRFFPALFSTFVVPLGGLIQWNLRPKDRIACITTSAILLTLLPIIRYGRMAMLDGTQLSAIALLWFCLSSIKNNKSTKFNFLGAGFACSFMLLLKAPVVIPALFASLLPLIWEYKSKKYFDNLSWSWFFYGVIPGLAWHGWNIVSYGSGAFWLWWGDGAGRVLFEKGSGSELGVLVPIIEIFEGGWPWILVWPIGFLWACWCLNTRWGVWAFSTQIIIAGSILPLKMQLPWYIHPFWLPFALVCGPPVSWLIQRKDNNYIFARQLLRKIPYLLSLIGLCLFAFSLLVKLNIINFEKGYFGAIFSISLAWLIGGLLLSDSREKIRKLGFIGIICGTVIGLFFFVNSKFWLWEINENWDVRPVAEFISYFPDQQIYIKNSFERPSLNWYAGKRIKTFDEENQTKCNAIKKTNAWDLYTCND; translated from the coding sequence TTGACCGAGAGCATTTCCCAAAACTGTAGGCCTCCAATTTTATGGATTCTTCTTTTTTGGACCGTAGCTTGTTTGATTGCATTTGTCTCTCTGGGAAATTTGCCTTTAAGAGATTTTGATGAAGCAACTGTTGCACGAGTTGCATTGGAATTAAACCAAAAAAGTGGACTAGAAAGATTGCTTCCTTCTATCTGGGATAAGCCCTATTTGAACAAACCCCCTGGATTGCATTGGTTAATATCGTTTGCTATTGGAATTAGTCGAGATTTTCAAAATAGTTTTGATTTATTACCTTCTGAGTTTTGTATAAGATTTTTCCCAGCACTTTTTTCTACTTTTGTTGTTCCATTGGGTGGATTGATCCAGTGGAATTTGCGTCCTAAAGATCGAATAGCATGTATTACTACATCTGCAATTTTATTGACTTTATTGCCAATTATTAGATATGGAAGAATGGCAATGTTGGATGGAACTCAGCTTAGTGCTATTGCACTATTATGGTTTTGCTTATCATCAATAAAAAATAATAAGTCTACTAAATTTAATTTTCTAGGAGCTGGATTTGCATGTAGTTTTATGCTTTTATTGAAAGCTCCTGTAGTTATTCCTGCACTATTTGCATCTTTATTACCTTTAATTTGGGAATATAAATCAAAAAAATATTTTGATAATCTTTCATGGTCTTGGTTCTTCTATGGAGTAATTCCAGGTTTAGCTTGGCACGGATGGAATATCGTTTCATATGGTTCAGGAGCTTTCTGGTTATGGTGGGGCGATGGAGCAGGAAGAGTTTTATTTGAAAAAGGTTCAGGTAGTGAGCTAGGAGTTCTGGTACCAATAATTGAAATATTTGAAGGTGGGTGGCCTTGGATTCTTGTATGGCCAATAGGTTTTTTGTGGGCATGCTGGTGTCTTAACACTCGTTGGGGCGTTTGGGCTTTTAGTACTCAGATAATTATTGCGGGAAGCATTTTACCTCTGAAAATGCAACTTCCCTGGTACATCCATCCATTTTGGTTGCCTTTTGCTTTAGTATGTGGACCTCCAGTATCTTGGTTAATTCAAAGAAAAGATAATAATTATATTTTCGCCAGACAATTATTAAGAAAAATTCCATATCTATTATCTTTAATTGGATTATGCTTATTTGCCTTTTCTTTATTAGTTAAATTAAATATTATCAACTTTGAAAAAGGTTACTTTGGTGCAATCTTTTCTATTAGCTTGGCTTGGCTTATTGGGGGATTACTCTTATCTGATTCAAGAGAAAAGATTAGAAAACTTGGTTTTATTGGAATAATTTGTGGAACAGTGATTGGTTTATTCTTTTTTGTGAACTCTAAATTTTGGTTATGGGAAATAAATGAGAATTGGGATGTAAGGCCTGTTGCTGAATTTATATCTTACTTCCCTGATCAACAAATTTATATTAAAAATAGTTTTGAGCGACCAAGTTTAAATTGGTATGCAGGAAAACGAATCAAAACTTTTGACGAAGAAAATCAAACTAAATGCAACGCAATTAAGAAAACTAATGCTTGGGATCTTTATACATGTAATGATTAA
- a CDS encoding tetratricopeptide repeat protein: protein MEPSDKDQGKKNIPQVQAFTFPFASGEIKENITITTNTPSKPSKEQIINQAFKFHSQGNILEATKYYEYFINQGFKDHVTFANYGLLLKDLGNLKDAELLQRKAIELNPNYADAHSNLGGILKDLDELKEAEVSTRKAIELKPDFADAHSNLGGILKDLDKLKEAEVSTRKAIELKPDFADAHSNLGGILKDLDELKEAEFYTRKAIELNPNFADAHLNLGGILKDLDELKEAEVSTRKAIELNPNFADAYLNLGGILKDLDELKEAEVFTRKAIELKPDFADAHLNLGSILKELDQLEEAEVFTRKAIELNPGLSKAHEVLGLIHLEKGSYELSLENFLESSQLVRGHKNKETNQERFRRISQAKIEHDIEQFEYLASKGYDSKKFSDLAFLYKKVYTEINWPSETEFIYLNNEHHSILKNSYNRLINVIEAPRLKEEVINNSLDIEQITNDYTNHEFGLTFIDNLLSSKAIESLRKFLLESTIWFDIKRGGYIGAYLAEGFANPLIIQIADQLRQKFPKIFKDYHINKIWAYKYDSRAKNYKSSLNGINVHADFAAVNVNFWLTTNEANLNPNSGGLIVYDVEAPKAWDFKTYNTNVTKIQEEIKRNKANTTVIPYRENRAVVFNSNLFHETDRYEFREGYENRRINVTLLFGRREDS from the coding sequence ATGGAACCTAGTGATAAAGATCAAGGGAAAAAGAATATACCTCAAGTCCAAGCATTTACTTTCCCATTTGCTTCGGGAGAAATCAAAGAAAACATCACTATTACTACTAACACTCCTTCTAAACCTTCTAAAGAACAAATAATCAATCAAGCATTTAAATTTCATTCACAAGGAAATATTTTAGAAGCAACAAAATATTATGAATACTTCATCAATCAAGGATTCAAAGATCATGTCACTTTTGCTAATTATGGACTCTTATTAAAAGATCTTGGCAATTTAAAAGACGCGGAATTATTACAACGTAAAGCAATTGAACTTAATCCTAATTACGCAGATGCGCATTCAAATCTGGGAGGCATTTTGAAAGACCTGGATGAATTAAAAGAAGCAGAAGTCTCCACGCGTAAAGCAATTGAACTTAAACCTGATTTTGCAGATGCGCATTCAAATCTGGGAGGCATTTTGAAAGACCTGGATAAATTAAAAGAAGCAGAAGTCTCCACGCGTAAAGCAATTGAACTTAAACCTGATTTTGCAGATGCTCATTCAAATCTGGGAGGCATTTTGAAAGACCTGGATGAATTAAAAGAAGCAGAATTCTACACGCGTAAAGCAATTGAACTGAATCCTAATTTTGCAGATGCTCATTTAAATCTGGGAGGCATTTTGAAAGATCTGGATGAATTAAAAGAAGCAGAAGTCTCCACGCGTAAAGCAATTGAACTGAATCCTAATTTCGCAGATGCTTATTTAAATCTGGGAGGTATTTTGAAAGACCTGGATGAATTAAAAGAAGCTGAAGTCTTCACGCGTAAAGCAATTGAACTTAAACCTGATTTCGCAGATGCTCATTTAAATCTGGGAAGCATTTTGAAAGAACTGGATCAATTAGAAGAAGCTGAAGTCTTCACGCGCAAAGCAATTGAACTGAATCCTGGTCTAAGCAAAGCGCATGAAGTATTAGGTTTAATACACCTCGAGAAAGGTTCATATGAATTATCTCTTGAAAATTTTTTAGAAAGTTCTCAGTTAGTTAGAGGTCACAAAAATAAAGAAACCAACCAAGAAAGATTTAGAAGAATTAGCCAAGCTAAAATCGAACATGATATTGAACAATTTGAATATTTAGCATCTAAAGGTTACGACTCTAAAAAATTTAGTGATCTTGCCTTTCTGTATAAAAAAGTTTACACTGAAATTAATTGGCCATCTGAAACCGAATTTATTTATTTAAATAATGAACATCATAGCATTCTGAAAAATAGTTATAATCGTTTAATAAATGTAATAGAAGCTCCTAGGTTAAAAGAAGAAGTAATCAATAATTCCTTAGATATTGAACAAATAACTAATGATTATACTAACCATGAATTCGGACTTACTTTCATTGATAATTTATTAAGTTCAAAAGCAATAGAATCTCTTAGAAAATTTTTACTCGAAAGTACAATTTGGTTTGATATTAAAAGGGGTGGATATATCGGAGCATATTTGGCAGAGGGTTTTGCTAACCCTTTAATCATTCAAATAGCAGATCAACTTAGACAGAAATTTCCAAAAATTTTTAAGGATTACCATATAAACAAAATATGGGCTTATAAGTACGATAGCCGCGCTAAAAATTACAAATCATCTCTTAATGGCATAAATGTTCACGCAGATTTCGCGGCGGTAAATGTCAATTTCTGGCTTACTACTAACGAGGCGAACTTAAATCCTAACTCTGGTGGTTTAATCGTCTACGACGTAGAAGCACCAAAAGCTTGGGATTTCAAAACTTATAATACTAATGTGACCAAAATTCAAGAAGAAATAAAAAGAAACAAAGCTAATACTACAGTGATTCCATATAGAGAAAACCGAGCGGTTGTCTTCAATTCAAATTTATTTCATGAAACTGATAGATATGAATTCAGAGAAGGATACGAGAATCGTCGAATCAATGTGACTTTACTATTTGGACGAAGAGAGGATAGTTAG